One part of the Sciurus carolinensis chromosome 4, mSciCar1.2, whole genome shotgun sequence genome encodes these proteins:
- the Itga7 gene encoding integrin alpha-7 isoform X4 — MAGTRSCDSWGGPGIWYLLGSLFVGLFFPRAVAFNLDVMGALRKEGEPGSLFGFSVALHRQLQPRPQSWLLVGAPQALALPGQQANRTGGLFACPLSLEETDCYRVDIDRGADVQKESKENQWLGVSVRSQGPGGKIVTCAHRYESRQRVDQILETRDVIGRCFVLSQDLAIRDELDGGEWKFCEGRPQGHEQFGFCQQGTAAAFSPDSHYLLFGAPGTYNWKGLLFVTNIDSSDPDQLVYKTLDPADRLPGPAGDLALNSYLGFSIDSGKGLVRAEELSFVAGAPRANHKGAVVILRKDSASRLVPEVMLSGERLTSGFGYSLAVTDLNNDGWPDLIVGAPYFFERQEELGGAVYVYMNQGGHWTEISPLRLCGSPDSMFGISLAVLGDLNQDGFPDIAVGAPFDGDGKVFIYHGSSLGVVVKPSQVLEGEAVGIKSFGYSLSGGLDMDGNHYPDLLVGSLADTVALFRARPVLHVSHEVFIAPRAIDLEQPNCAGGHSVCVDLRICFSYIAVPSSYSPIVALDYVLDGDTDRRLRGQVPRVTFLSRSPDDPKHQASGTVWLKHQHDRVCGDTMFQLQDNVKDKLRAIVVTLSYSLQTPRLRRQALGQGLPPVAPILNAHQPSTQRAEIHFLKQGCGEDKICQSNLQLVHARFCARVSDTEFQPLPMDVDGTTALFALSGQPVIGLELMVTNLPSDPAQPQADGDDAHEAQLLVTLPASLHYSGVRALDPAEKPLCLTNENASHVECELGNPMKRGAQVTFYLILSTSGITIETTELEVELLLATISEQELHPVSARARVFIELPLSIAGVAVPQQLFFSGVVRGESAMRSERDVGSKVKYEVTVSNQGQSLNTLGSAFLNIMWPHEIANGKWLLYPMRVELEGGQGPGQKGLCSPRPNILRLDVDSRDRRRRELEQPEHQEPPEQLVPSTSWWPVSSAEKKKNITLDCARGTANCVVFSCPLYSFDRAAVLHVWGRLWNSTFLEEYSTVKSLEVIVRANITVKSSIKNLLLRDASTVIPVMVYLDPMAVVAEGVPWWVILLAVLAGLLVLALLVLLLWKCGFFHRSSQSSSFPTNYHRAHLAVQPSAMEVGGPGTVGWDSSSGQSTLKPPCPSTMP, encoded by the exons ATGGCCGGTACTCGGAGCTGCGATTCTTGGGGGGGCCCTGGGATTTGGTACCTTCTTGGTTCCTTGTTCGTCGGACTGTTTTTTCCACGGGCTGTCGCCTTCAATCTGGATGTGATGGGCGCTCTGCGCAAGGAAGGAGAGCCAGGCAGCCTCTTCGGCTTCTCCGTGGCCCTGCATCGGCAGTTGCAGCCCAGACCCCAGAGTTG GCTGCTGGTGGGTGCTCCCCAGGCCCTAGCTCTTCCTGGGCAGCAGGCAAATCGCACTGGAGGCCTCTTCGCTTGCCCCCTGAGCCTGGAAGAGACTGACTGCTACAGAGTGGACATTGACCGAGGAG CTGATGTGCAAAAGGAGAGCAAGGAGAACCAGTGGTTGGGAGTCAGTGTTCGGAGCCAGGGACCTGGGGGCAAGATTGTT ACCTGTGCACATAGATATGAGTCAAGGCAGCGAGTAGACCAGATCCTGGAGACGAGGGATGTGATTGGTCGCTGCTTTGTGCTAAGCCAGGACTTGGCCATCCGTGATGAGCTGGATGGTGGGGAGTGGAAGTTCTGTGAGGGGCGCCCCCAGGGCCATGAACAATTTGGGTTCTGCCAGCAGGGCACAGCTGCTGCCTTCTCTCCCGACAGCCACTACCTCCTCTTTGGGGCTCCAGGAACTTATAACTGGAAGG ggtTGCTTTTTGTGACCAACATTGATAGCTCAGACCCTGACCAGCTGGTGTATAAAACTTTGGATCCTGCTGACCGGCTCCCAGGACCAGCCGGAGACTTGGCCTTGAATAGCTACTTAG GCTTCTCCATCGACTCTGGGAAGGGTCTGGTGCGAGCAGAAGAACTGAGCTTTGTGGCAGGGGCCCCCCGTGCCAACCACAAGGGTGCCGTGGTCATTCTGCGCAAAGACAGTGCCAGTCGCCTAGTGCCCGAAGTGATGCTATCTGGGGAGCGCCTGACCTCTGGCTTTGGCTACTCGCTGGCTGTGACTGATCTGAACAATGATGG CTGGCCAGATCTGATAGTGGGTGCCCCTTACTTCTTTGAGCGCCAAGAAGAGCTGGGGGGagctgtgtatgtgtatatgaacCAGGGTGGTCACTGGACAGAGATCTCCCCACTCCGGCTCTGTGGTTCCCCTGACTCTATGTTCGGGATAAGCCTGGCTGTCCTGGGGGACCTCAACCAAGATGGCTTCCCAG ATATCGCTGTGGGAGCTCCCTTTGATGGGGATGGGAAGGTCTTCATCTACCATGGGAGCAGCCTGGGGGTGGTCGTCAAGCCTTCACAG GTGCTGGAGGGCGAGGCTGTGGGCATCAAGAGCTTCGGCTACTCTCTGTCGGGCGGCCTGGACATGGATGGGAACCATTACCCTGACCTGCTGGTGGGCTCCCTGGCAGACACTGTCGCACTCTTCAG GGCAAGGCCAGTTCTCCATGTCTCCCATGAGGTCTTCATTGCTCCCCGAGCCATTGACCTAGAACAGCCCAACTGTGCTGGTGGCCACTCAGTCTG TGTGGACCTAAGGATCTGTTTCAGCTACATTGCAGTCCCCAGCAGCTACAGCCCTATTGTGG CCCTGGATTATGTGTTAGATGGGGACACAGACAGGAGGCTCCGGGGCCAGGTTCCACGCGTGACCTTCCTGAGCCGTAGTCCGGATGACCCTAAGCACCAGGCCTCAGGCACTGTGTGGCTAAAGCACCAGCATGACCGAGTCTGTGGTGACACCATGTTCCAGCTGCAG GACAATGTCAAAGACAAACTTCGGGCCATTGTGGTGACGTTGTCCTACAGTCTCCAGACCCCTCGGCTCCGGCGACAGGCGCTTGGCCAGGGATTGCCCCCAGTGGCCCCCATACTCAATGCCCACCAACCAAGCACCCAGCGGGCAGAG ATCCACTTTCTGAAGCAAGGCTGTGGTGAAGACAAGATCTGCCAGAGCAATCTGCAGCTGGTGCATGCCCGTTTCTGTGCCCGGGTCAGCGACACAGAATTCCAGCCTCTGCCCAT GGATGTGGATGGAACAACAGCGCTGTTTGCACTGAGTGGACAGCCAGTCATTGGTCTTGAGCTGATGGTCACCAACCTTCCCTCGGACCCAGCCCAGCCTCAGGCTGATGGGGATGATGCTCATGAAGCCCAGCTCCTGGTCACCCTCCCTGCCTCACTGCACTATTCAGGAGTCCGGGCCCTGGATCCTGCG GAGAAGCCGCTCTGCCTGACTAATGAGAATGCCTCCCATGTCGAGTGTGAGCTGGGGAACCCGATGAAGAGAGGTGCCCAG GTCACCTTCTACCTCATCCTCAGTACCTCTGGGATCACCATTGAGACCACAGAACTGGAGGTGGAGCTGCTGTTGGCCAC GATCAGTGAGCAGGAGCTGCATCCGGTGTCTGCTCGAGCCCGTGTCTTCATTGAGCTGCCTTTGTCCATTGCAGG GGTGGCTGTACCGCAGCAACTCTTCTTCTCCGGTGTGGTGAGGGGTGAGAGTGCCATGCGGTCTGAGCGGGATGTGGGCAGCAAGGTCAAGTATGAGGTCACG GTCTCCAACCAAGGCCAGTCGCTCAACACCCTGGGCTCTGCCTTCCTCAACATCATGTGGCCCCACGAGATTGCCAATGGGAAGTGGCTGCTGTATCCCATGCGAGTGGAGCTGGAGGGCGGGCAGGGGCCTGGGCAGAAAGGGCTTTGTTCCCCTAGGCCCAACATCCTCCGCCTG GACGTGGACAGCAGGGACAGGAGGCGGCGCGAGCTGGAGCAGCCGGAGCATCAggagcctcctgagcagctggtgcCCAGTACGTCCTGGTGGCCGGTGTCCTCtgctgagaagaagaaaaacattaccCTG GACTGCGCACGGGGTACAGCAAACTGTGTGGTATTCAGCTGTCCACTCTACAGCTTTGACCGCGCGGCTGTGCTGCATGTCTGGGGCCGCCTCTGGAATAGCACCTTTCTGGAG GAGTACTCGACTGTGAAGTCCCTGGAAGTGATTGTCCGAGCCAACATCACGGTGAAGTCCTCCATCAAGAACCTGCTGCTCAGAGATGCCTCCACAGTG ATTCCAGTGATGGTGTATTTGGACCCCATGGCGGTGGTGGCAGAAGGAGTCCCCTGGTGGGTCATCCTCCTGGCTGTGCTGGCAGGGCTGCTGGTGCTAGCCCTGCTGGTGCTGCTCCTGTGGAAG TGCGGCTTCTTCCACCGGAGCAGTCAGAGCTCATCTTTCCCCACCAACTATCACAGAGCCCATCTGGCCGTGCAGCCCTCGGCCATGGAAGTTGGGGGCCCAGGGACTGTGGG ATGGGATTCTTCAAGCGGGCAAAGCACCCTGAAGCCACCGTGCCCCAGTACCATGCCGTGA
- the Itga7 gene encoding integrin alpha-7 isoform X3 produces the protein MAGTRSCDSWGGPGIWYLLGSLFVGLFFPRAVAFNLDVMGALRKEGEPGSLFGFSVALHRQLQPRPQSWLLVGAPQALALPGQQANRTGGLFACPLSLEETDCYRVDIDRGADVQKESKENQWLGVSVRSQGPGGKIVTCAHRYESRQRVDQILETRDVIGRCFVLSQDLAIRDELDGGEWKFCEGRPQGHEQFGFCQQGTAAAFSPDSHYLLFGAPGTYNWKGTARVELCVQGSADLAHLDDGPYEAGGEKEQDPRLIPVPANSYFGFSIDSGKGLVRAEELSFVAGAPRANHKGAVVILRKDSASRLVPEVMLSGERLTSGFGYSLAVTDLNNDGWPDLIVGAPYFFERQEELGGAVYVYMNQGGHWTEISPLRLCGSPDSMFGISLAVLGDLNQDGFPDIAVGAPFDGDGKVFIYHGSSLGVVVKPSQVLEGEAVGIKSFGYSLSGGLDMDGNHYPDLLVGSLADTVALFRARPVLHVSHEVFIAPRAIDLEQPNCAGGHSVCVDLRICFSYIAVPSSYSPIVALDYVLDGDTDRRLRGQVPRVTFLSRSPDDPKHQASGTVWLKHQHDRVCGDTMFQLQDNVKDKLRAIVVTLSYSLQTPRLRRQALGQGLPPVAPILNAHQPSTQRAEIHFLKQGCGEDKICQSNLQLVHARFCARVSDTEFQPLPMDVDGTTALFALSGQPVIGLELMVTNLPSDPAQPQADGDDAHEAQLLVTLPASLHYSGVRALDPAEKPLCLTNENASHVECELGNPMKRGAQVTFYLILSTSGITIETTELEVELLLATISEQELHPVSARARVFIELPLSIAGVAVPQQLFFSGVVRGESAMRSERDVGSKVKYEVTVSNQGQSLNTLGSAFLNIMWPHEIANGKWLLYPMRVELEGGQGPGQKGLCSPRPNILRLDVDSRDRRRRELEQPEHQEPPEQLVPSTSWWPVSSAEKKKNITLDCARGTANCVVFSCPLYSFDRAAVLHVWGRLWNSTFLEEYSTVKSLEVIVRANITVKSSIKNLLLRDASTVIPVMVYLDPMAVVAEGVPWWVILLAVLAGLLVLALLVLLLWKCGFFHRSSQSSSFPTNYHRAHLAVQPSAMEVGGPGTVGWDSSSGQSTLKPPCPSTMP, from the exons ATGGCCGGTACTCGGAGCTGCGATTCTTGGGGGGGCCCTGGGATTTGGTACCTTCTTGGTTCCTTGTTCGTCGGACTGTTTTTTCCACGGGCTGTCGCCTTCAATCTGGATGTGATGGGCGCTCTGCGCAAGGAAGGAGAGCCAGGCAGCCTCTTCGGCTTCTCCGTGGCCCTGCATCGGCAGTTGCAGCCCAGACCCCAGAGTTG GCTGCTGGTGGGTGCTCCCCAGGCCCTAGCTCTTCCTGGGCAGCAGGCAAATCGCACTGGAGGCCTCTTCGCTTGCCCCCTGAGCCTGGAAGAGACTGACTGCTACAGAGTGGACATTGACCGAGGAG CTGATGTGCAAAAGGAGAGCAAGGAGAACCAGTGGTTGGGAGTCAGTGTTCGGAGCCAGGGACCTGGGGGCAAGATTGTT ACCTGTGCACATAGATATGAGTCAAGGCAGCGAGTAGACCAGATCCTGGAGACGAGGGATGTGATTGGTCGCTGCTTTGTGCTAAGCCAGGACTTGGCCATCCGTGATGAGCTGGATGGTGGGGAGTGGAAGTTCTGTGAGGGGCGCCCCCAGGGCCATGAACAATTTGGGTTCTGCCAGCAGGGCACAGCTGCTGCCTTCTCTCCCGACAGCCACTACCTCCTCTTTGGGGCTCCAGGAACTTATAACTGGAAGG GCACGGCCAGGGTGGAGCTCTGTGTGCAGGGCTCGGCGGACCTGGCACACCTGGACGACGGGCCCTACGAGGCGGGGGGTGAGAAGGAGCAGGACCCCCGCCTCATCCCGGTCCCTGCCAACAGCTACTTTG GCTTCTCCATCGACTCTGGGAAGGGTCTGGTGCGAGCAGAAGAACTGAGCTTTGTGGCAGGGGCCCCCCGTGCCAACCACAAGGGTGCCGTGGTCATTCTGCGCAAAGACAGTGCCAGTCGCCTAGTGCCCGAAGTGATGCTATCTGGGGAGCGCCTGACCTCTGGCTTTGGCTACTCGCTGGCTGTGACTGATCTGAACAATGATGG CTGGCCAGATCTGATAGTGGGTGCCCCTTACTTCTTTGAGCGCCAAGAAGAGCTGGGGGGagctgtgtatgtgtatatgaacCAGGGTGGTCACTGGACAGAGATCTCCCCACTCCGGCTCTGTGGTTCCCCTGACTCTATGTTCGGGATAAGCCTGGCTGTCCTGGGGGACCTCAACCAAGATGGCTTCCCAG ATATCGCTGTGGGAGCTCCCTTTGATGGGGATGGGAAGGTCTTCATCTACCATGGGAGCAGCCTGGGGGTGGTCGTCAAGCCTTCACAG GTGCTGGAGGGCGAGGCTGTGGGCATCAAGAGCTTCGGCTACTCTCTGTCGGGCGGCCTGGACATGGATGGGAACCATTACCCTGACCTGCTGGTGGGCTCCCTGGCAGACACTGTCGCACTCTTCAG GGCAAGGCCAGTTCTCCATGTCTCCCATGAGGTCTTCATTGCTCCCCGAGCCATTGACCTAGAACAGCCCAACTGTGCTGGTGGCCACTCAGTCTG TGTGGACCTAAGGATCTGTTTCAGCTACATTGCAGTCCCCAGCAGCTACAGCCCTATTGTGG CCCTGGATTATGTGTTAGATGGGGACACAGACAGGAGGCTCCGGGGCCAGGTTCCACGCGTGACCTTCCTGAGCCGTAGTCCGGATGACCCTAAGCACCAGGCCTCAGGCACTGTGTGGCTAAAGCACCAGCATGACCGAGTCTGTGGTGACACCATGTTCCAGCTGCAG GACAATGTCAAAGACAAACTTCGGGCCATTGTGGTGACGTTGTCCTACAGTCTCCAGACCCCTCGGCTCCGGCGACAGGCGCTTGGCCAGGGATTGCCCCCAGTGGCCCCCATACTCAATGCCCACCAACCAAGCACCCAGCGGGCAGAG ATCCACTTTCTGAAGCAAGGCTGTGGTGAAGACAAGATCTGCCAGAGCAATCTGCAGCTGGTGCATGCCCGTTTCTGTGCCCGGGTCAGCGACACAGAATTCCAGCCTCTGCCCAT GGATGTGGATGGAACAACAGCGCTGTTTGCACTGAGTGGACAGCCAGTCATTGGTCTTGAGCTGATGGTCACCAACCTTCCCTCGGACCCAGCCCAGCCTCAGGCTGATGGGGATGATGCTCATGAAGCCCAGCTCCTGGTCACCCTCCCTGCCTCACTGCACTATTCAGGAGTCCGGGCCCTGGATCCTGCG GAGAAGCCGCTCTGCCTGACTAATGAGAATGCCTCCCATGTCGAGTGTGAGCTGGGGAACCCGATGAAGAGAGGTGCCCAG GTCACCTTCTACCTCATCCTCAGTACCTCTGGGATCACCATTGAGACCACAGAACTGGAGGTGGAGCTGCTGTTGGCCAC GATCAGTGAGCAGGAGCTGCATCCGGTGTCTGCTCGAGCCCGTGTCTTCATTGAGCTGCCTTTGTCCATTGCAGG GGTGGCTGTACCGCAGCAACTCTTCTTCTCCGGTGTGGTGAGGGGTGAGAGTGCCATGCGGTCTGAGCGGGATGTGGGCAGCAAGGTCAAGTATGAGGTCACG GTCTCCAACCAAGGCCAGTCGCTCAACACCCTGGGCTCTGCCTTCCTCAACATCATGTGGCCCCACGAGATTGCCAATGGGAAGTGGCTGCTGTATCCCATGCGAGTGGAGCTGGAGGGCGGGCAGGGGCCTGGGCAGAAAGGGCTTTGTTCCCCTAGGCCCAACATCCTCCGCCTG GACGTGGACAGCAGGGACAGGAGGCGGCGCGAGCTGGAGCAGCCGGAGCATCAggagcctcctgagcagctggtgcCCAGTACGTCCTGGTGGCCGGTGTCCTCtgctgagaagaagaaaaacattaccCTG GACTGCGCACGGGGTACAGCAAACTGTGTGGTATTCAGCTGTCCACTCTACAGCTTTGACCGCGCGGCTGTGCTGCATGTCTGGGGCCGCCTCTGGAATAGCACCTTTCTGGAG GAGTACTCGACTGTGAAGTCCCTGGAAGTGATTGTCCGAGCCAACATCACGGTGAAGTCCTCCATCAAGAACCTGCTGCTCAGAGATGCCTCCACAGTG ATTCCAGTGATGGTGTATTTGGACCCCATGGCGGTGGTGGCAGAAGGAGTCCCCTGGTGGGTCATCCTCCTGGCTGTGCTGGCAGGGCTGCTGGTGCTAGCCCTGCTGGTGCTGCTCCTGTGGAAG TGCGGCTTCTTCCACCGGAGCAGTCAGAGCTCATCTTTCCCCACCAACTATCACAGAGCCCATCTGGCCGTGCAGCCCTCGGCCATGGAAGTTGGGGGCCCAGGGACTGTGGG ATGGGATTCTTCAAGCGGGCAAAGCACCCTGAAGCCACCGTGCCCCAGTACCATGCCGTGA